The following coding sequences lie in one Fusarium poae strain DAOMC 252244 chromosome 1, whole genome shotgun sequence genomic window:
- a CDS encoding hypothetical protein (TransMembrane:1 (o101-122i)) codes for MDDPTLVPVRSEPSNQQCQKNVIFHEAALVPGNITHMKRALFDELPDAEMRKFRERLKLENDGIRCGFILSPVSKVLVSASSPDTTLHFGTNYQENGVDQYYMLMYLLLATLMIPPEMIRIVEALLRKHDRDPMPLNTAIATVIIFADLQQKHPIVESFVNSKSRGQWTSKFKSVTMTQSVIYFPHLLRSHENGKYTRYTHPLRWAYQQYHRDSTNNHDFALGDQDAQLPQDQLLELATHIKGRIVGSILFPNLCQLRD; via the coding sequence ATGGACGATCCTACGCTGGTCCCAGTTCGGAGCGAGCCGTCTAACCAACAATGCCAGAAGAATGTCATCTTCCATGAGGCTGCGCTTGTCCCTGGAAACATTACCCACATGAAGCGAGCACTTTTTGATGAATTACCAGACGCGGAGATGAGGAAATTCAGGGAGAGATTGAAACTAGAGAACGACGGGATCCGTTGCGGGTTCATACTGTCCCCTGTTTCGAAAGTGCTAGTATCGGCGTCTTCACCCGATACGACCCTCCATTTTGGTACCAACTATCAAGAGAATGGGGTGGACCAGTATTACATGCTCATGTACCTCCTTCTTGCCACGCTGATGATTCCACCAGAGATGATCAGAATTGTGGAAGCCTTATTGAGAAAGCATGATCGAGACCCAATGCCATTGAACACTGCTATCGCGACAGTGATCATCTTTGCCGACCTTCAACAAAAGCATCCGATTGTCGAGTCATTTGTTAACTCTAAATCGAGGGGACAGTGGACCAGCAAGTTCAAAAGTGTCACAATGACCCAATCTGTGATATACTTTCCGCATCTCCTGAGGTCCCATGAGAACGGAAAGTACACTCGATATACTCATCCACTACGATGGGCTTACCAACAGTATCACCGCGATTCCACGAATAATCACGACTTTGCACTAGGAGATCAAGACGCGCAGCTACCTCAGGATCAGTTACTTGAATTGGCAACACATATCAAAGGCCGGATTGTCGGGTCCATCTTATTCCCCAATCTATGCCAGCTACGCGATTAA
- a CDS encoding hypothetical protein (TransMembrane:1 (o553-573i)), whose translation MASQHPTYPNPVKRPRIGERTLVACNGCKQKKLKCDGQIPKCQNCSKTGRECLVEDPATGLLRPRDYMQSLETRVAYLEGLLKQARPDVALDHLMGLEKDASSHSPAIPTPIAGSVEISATGNCQRDARAEAEDTTDQLSTDVALLCLTAASKEPHYFGPSSAVSFSRIVSAAMDLPKKVGPFHQASSVRFEHGSSTWDFPQPFLIDFPSPQAGATLSQAYFNNIHPQYPFLHQPTFQFWEDLCFKANFGRNLSMAGDLAQFFVWMVYAIASLTLGPAHYDEAESYYNMALVHQPSVLELDSIESIQSLLACAVYSIRSPAGGSLWKSSGLAIRYCIELGYHRNASKYRKNVNPLIAEISKRCFWVAYDIDRVASFILGRPVGIPDNCIDAELPLDIDDDKINALGLLQSPRTSPEEPPTSMTGAIHVVKLRRLWSKIGNNIYPAITESSMSQAVAKKPLIEQLRAELEAWHSEVPHAPDTPGLDPLSVFASREWFRLAYDHSILLLYRHWITHKPPPGEEESVEEALVSCAEKAKEICVLYRRLFQRQSLQFTWGSLHILFLGGLTYLYCIWKSSRVRDAARKMDIINTCMACNTALVVIAERWGKAAPYRDIFEILSEKTISLICGDGNQSTEDHQGWQEPGQNQVTDPQPLEEWMMEIGADGMPVNSEWLIQELLQGTRNEGS comes from the exons ATGGCGTCGCAGCATCCGACATATCCCAACCCAGTCAAACGGCCACGAATCGGAGAGCGCACTTTAGTAGCGTGCAACGGCTGTAAGCagaaaaagttaaaa TGTGACGGACAAATTCCCAAATGCCAAAATTGCAGCAAGACTGGAAGAG AATGTCTCGTCGAAGATCCGGCTACTGGGCTTTTGCGGCCTAGGGATTATATGCAGTCTCTCGAGACCAGAGTCGCTTACCTAGAAGGCCTACTGAAGCAGGCCAGACCTGATGTGGCTCTCGATCATCTCATGGGACTCGAGAAAGACGCTTCCAGCCATTCACCGGCTATACCGACTCCCATCGCAGGTTCTGTTGAAATCTCTGCTACAGGTAATTGTCAACGAGATGCGCGTGCTGAGGCGGAAGATACAACCGATCAGCTGTCTACCGACGTTGCTCTACTGTGTTTGACAGCCGCCAGCAAGGAGCCTCATTATTTCGGCCCATCATCAGCTGTATCATTCTCAAGAATTGTGAGCGCCGCTATGGATCTGCCCAAAAAGGTTGGGCCATTTCATCAAGCAAGCTCAGTCCGGTTTGAACACGGGTCGTCGACATGGGATTTTCCCCAGCCGTTTCTCATCGATTTCCCCTCGCCACAGGCTGGTGCTACTTTGTCTCAAGCATATTTCAATAACATTCATCCTCAGTACCCATTCCTTCACCAGCCAACATTTCAATTCTGGGAAGATCTGTGTTTCAAAGCCAATTTTGGCAGAAATCTGTCAATGGCAGGCGATCTGGCGCAATTCTTCGTGTGGATG GTCTATGCAATCGCCTCTCTAACTCTAGGCCCTGCCCACTATGATGAAGCTGAATCATACTACAACATGGCCCTTGTGCATCAGCCTTCGGTTCTCGAGCTTGACAGTATCGAGTCCATACAGAGTTTGCTGGCGTGTGCAGTCTACTCAATACGCTCTCCCGCTGGAGGAAGCCTTTG GAAATCCTCCGGCCTTGCTATCAGATACTGTATAGAGCTCGGTTATCATCGAAACGCTTCAAAGTACCGGAAGAATGTCAATCCACTCATCGCTGAGATTTCCAAAAGGTGTTTCTGGGTGGCCTATGATATTGACCGGGTGGCGTCCTTCATCCTGGGTCGTCCAGTTGGCATTCCTGATAATTGCATTGACGCTGAG TTGCCATTAGATATAGACGATGATAAAATCAATGCACTAGGCTTGTTACAAAGCCCGCGTACGTCTCCAGAGGAACCACCCACGAGCATGACGGGTGCTATCCACGTGGTCAAACTGCGTCGGTTGTGGTCCAAAATTGGCAATAATATTTATCCGGCGATCACTGAGTCTTCAATGAGCCAGGCAGTTGCAAAGAAACCTCTCATCGAACAGTTGAGAGCAGAGTTGGAAGCATGGCATAGCGAGGTTCCTCATGCGCCAGATACACCCGGACTCGACCCTCTCTCCGTTTTTGCCTCGCGCGAATGGTTTCGCCTGGCTTATGACCATTCCATTCTCCTGCTGTATAGGCACTGGATTACTCATAAACCTCCTCCCGGGGAAGAAGAGTCGGTCGAGGAAGCACTAGTGAGTTGTgcagaaaaagcaaaagagaTATGTGTCCTCTACCGCAGACTCTTTCAGCGCCAGTCTCTACAATTCACGTGGGGATCACTCCACATACTATTTCTGGGAGGATTGACCTACCTATACTGTATCTGGAAGTCATCCAGAGTAAGAGACGCTGCTAGAAAGATGGACATCATCAACACATGTATGGCCTGCAATACAGCATTGGTCGTCATTGCCGAACGCTGGGGAAAGGCTGCACCCTATAGAGACATATTTGAAATTTTGTCAGAAAAGACAATCAGCCTCATTTGCGGAGATGGCAACCAGTCAACCGAAGATCATCAAGGATGGCAGGAACCAGGTCAAAATCAGGTTACTGATCCTCAACCGCTCGAGGAATGGATGATGGAGATTGGGGCCGACGGCATGCCAGTCAATTCGGAGTGGTTGATACAAGAGCTATTACAAGGAACGAGGAACGAGGGTAGTTAG